In Monodelphis domestica isolate mMonDom1 chromosome 1, mMonDom1.pri, whole genome shotgun sequence, the sequence CAAAGTTCAAATGCTacaatgtatgtaaagtgctttacaatgtttaaaaagtaatatataaaattcAGTTACTATTAGTCGCTACCTTGTAACATGAGCTATAAAGCTTGCAACTACACCATTCATTAAGGGAAAACACTAGATAAATAGTATTTATAcagcacttaaaggtttgcaaaatgcttaacTCTTTTGATACTCACGAGTCAGaaaaataggtactattattctcattttacagatgaggaaatggaagcaaataaaAGTTAAGTAGCTTGACCAAGACCACACAGTCATTAAATGTCTCAGataattcaaactcaggtcttcctcactttaggtccagcactctattaactgtgtcacctagcttccAAAAGGAGATGACTACTTTGCCCCGTCAGCCTTGCCTCTAAAATGGATTTAAAATAGGCCTAGTAAAGAATATTTACTTGAAATTCTTAAAGACTATGCTTGCAAAAAAATTGGTTATTAAAGCATTTAACATAAATTTTCTAGAGGAGACAAAATGAAGATGCTTACCTGGAACACTgatatctatccattcatcagTTTTACCAAAgggtttttcactttctttcagaGAATCAAATGGATCCACTCGTGGAACATTTCCAAGTTTTTCCTCTTTGAGTGAGACTTCCTCTGGTGTTACTCGAGTTCTATTTGAGTCTTCTATATCTACAAAATCATCACTAAAGTCTTCACTTAAATCATTCTTATCAGAAGAAGACAAAGAGGAAAGGGATATTTCATCCACATCATCACTCAAGTATCTGACTTTTGCATCATCTTCCAGCATGTTATCATTTATGCCCTGGCTACTTTCTGTTCTAGAACTACAATTTTCAATTGAATCGTCTTCCTTCTCAATAGCTCCATCATTAGACAAAACTGAGGAATCTTCCAATATGCATTTGTCATCAGttgaatttttattatcatcCACTATTATCTTCCCAGTAAACTGTGGTCTGCTTGGGTTCAGTAGAGAAGCTCGACCCAGTCTATAATCAAAGGATGTCACCCCTGAGCCATTTGGTAAAGTcgatttttttaaaccagagcCTGATAGAGCAGCATAGGACCTATTAAATCCAAATGCTAAATGTTCATTTCTATTGAGTACctctgattttacattttttgactgCATATTTGACCTTGGAGGTACTCTAATGGACAACTGTTGGTTCTGATAAGGCCTTGTAAGATCTGCAGCCCTATTAAAGGAATGTGATCTAGTTATGGATGAAAGTGGAAGGAAAGACTTCTGAACGGAATGTGAAAAACTTTGTGATCGTACTATTTTTTCACAGGAAAAGGATTTAATGTTGTCTGGAGACTGTGCTAAACTTTCTCCAGAACTGTTCCTGGTGGTACAGGAGTTTGCTCTAGGCCTTTGCATACTAATAGTTGGTCTGTTTCCATAAAATCCATTTAACTGTGATTTTGGAGCACTAAGTGAAGAATATGAAGTCCTTCCTAACAATGAGGCTTTGGTGAATTTACCTGAACTAGATAGTCCACACAAAGTCTTTTGGTTTAACTCCTCTGAAGTTGAAACAAACATGTTTGATGGCTTTGCTATCTTTGATGTAATTAAAGAGACACTCTTCAAATCTCTCTTTAATCCACTTTTACCAAATGTTCCTTGAGCATTAACATGTTTTTCAGGGTCAACTAGTTTGTCATATGAATTATTGTTAGAGTGAGAGTCCCTAGTATTTTGCTCACTGAGTTGGTATTTATTTGACTTTCTCCACTTAAAAGAATAGGATGACATATTAACAGAGCCATTGTGCTTAATGAAATTTTTGCCACTGCTATTCGTAGAATTCCCTGATAAAGTAACAGCTGTCCCATTCGGCACTGATTGTAGGGTACTGCCTATAGATTTCGTCCCATACTTCGGCAACTTGGAACCCAAAGATGTCTTGACCTGTAGTTTTTCTTCCATGAGTTATAGGGCACATTTGTTCTTGGAAGCTGACAGaatctaaaaaaagagaaaaatacagtGTCAGCATGGATATATATAAAGCCAATTATAATACTTTAATGTATTAAATGAGATGTTTCAGCTTAacttttgtaaacctcaaaatttcttagacttataaatgttggaaatttcaccattgggaaatttcatacttgaaaaatttcctattgatagtgggtcttggctattggaatgtgaaccccattggcatgagagtttccccctcctcccttcttaagattactttaggacagaaaccttttgctgaacaatggaaaggactttgacctatgcttaagcatagaacaggaatttctttgagtcatgattgattttagaattgatacaatggagatacttggaatcaatctccaccctactcagtcctaacaggattgaggaagggctgcaacatagatcaaaatttaattattccaatctctaccctactcaggttaacaggatttaggaagggctgtagcaaaggatcaaagatttaattatttgaaaatatgaccttcaacagacatgtgcaaagccagagacctctgggcggtcctgggttaagctagagcctccattggcacagggaaattgatggacagtgattggtagatgtgagaactgaggggagggaacttggatggtttccttaaagatagagggctctgaagactaggggtggtggttgaggagtttgtctgagtggttggagtgtgctctgagaagcttgctctgaaggaagctgaaggtgggggcctctgagactgtttctccattttggtcacgtgagtaatagggactgatctcttttctttgccccagctatctaagggcttgggccttttggcccagcctaaacagaaggggtatttaagccctattcccttctctcccttttctctctctctatctctaattcctttcttcctcctgttgtaatgaaactccataaaagattgactgctgacttgagttttcatttaggaattacatagctgaattccttggcgaccttaaattaatatatatcagtctttttaaagtgatttccttgtcacacttttCTATAACactaggaattctttttttttttaaacccttaccttacatcttggagccaatactgtgtattggctccaagacagaagagtggtaagggctacgcaatgaggtcaagtgacttgcccagggtcacacagctgggaagtgtcttaggccaaatttgaacccaggacttcccgtctctaggcctgactctcaatccactgagctacccagctgcccccaacactaAGAATTCTAATATAAACCGAGTCCAGAAATTGGTCATGATAATCACTGCCCTTTTATAAATAGTACACATTTAATTGACTTTGTACACTGTCATGATTAAAGCACTTCCAAATGTATTCAAATTTAACAATCCATTAAAGTAaacttaacaaaaatattttaaaactcaacTTTTTCTCTTCATACTTGAAGTAAAAAAATCCAAAGCCATATAGCAAAAGGGAAACAGAACCACAAATTATATTAGCAAACATAGGGCAAAAAAATCCTACCATTAGCCATAAGtaaaattctatattttgtattCCTGAACAAACTCCTGAACAGTTTAAGAGAAATTAGCATAGATAACACTAAATTTTTATCTATGAAAAAACAATAGTTGCAAATTTTTTCACATTCcattaaagtctttccttttacTTTCATCCATAATTAGATCACATTCCTTCAAAAGGGCTGCAGATCTTACAAATTCTATATTTTTGCAATTGAAATGGTCTAGGTTGAAAGGGAACTCTAAATACCAGTTTACACATGAAAAAAGCCTTGGCCAATTAACaagttttaaaatgtacaaaTGTTTATAAAGCTAAATATGCAAATGTAGTAAAAacaaacactttaaaatattcaCAGAAATTAAGCTTCATAAGGATAAGCAGAAATATAGGTAGAAGATTATTAGCACCTATATTTCTTCTGGCATTTAGACTTGGTAGAACAACATACACTTTTTATTTTAGGTAGATGCCTCAATGGAGAATATAAACCAGCACTATAAAGAAACTCCTACTACCATATGACTAAAGTGCTATACTAAAAGGGTTTTTGATTTTTTAGAAACACTAATAGTAAATATAGGTAATTAAGTAAAGATAGAAATCAGTGTTAGAATTACTCATTAGAAATATTCAGAATTCCATAAGAAAACCATTATTAGTTTACAGATTTGTTGAATCTCTGAATAGGatgccaggcctgaaatcaggatgAGCTCAGTACAGATA encodes:
- the CCSER2 gene encoding serine-rich coiled-coil domain-containing protein 2 isoform X8 yields the protein MEEKLQVKTSLGSKLPKYGTKSIGSTLQSVPNGTAVTLSGNSTNSSGKNFIKHNGSVNMSSYSFKWRKSNKYQLSEQNTRDSHSNNNSYDKLVDPEKHVNAQGTFGKSGLKRDLKSVSLITSKIAKPSNMFVSTSEELNQKTLCGLSSSGKFTKASLLGRTSYSSLSAPKSQLNGFYGNRPTISMQRPRANSCTTRNSSGESLAQSPDNIKSFSCEKIVRSQSFSHSVQKSFLPLSSITRSHSFNRAADLTRPYQNQQLSIRVPPRSNMQSKNVKSEVLNRNEHLAFGFNRSYAALSGSGLKKSTLPNGSGVTSFDYRLGRASLLNPSRPQFTGKIIVDDNKNSTDDKCILEDSSVLSNDGAIEKEDDSIENCSSRTESSQGINDNMLEDDAKVRYLSDDVDEISLSSLSSSDKNDLSEDFSDDFVDIEDSNRTRVTPEEVSLKEEKLGNVPRVDPFDSLKESEKPFGKTDEWIDISVPVEDKSECTKRTTGNTLISPDMDYRAGSSFELSPSDSSDGTYMWDEEGLEPIGSVHPCGSYESSEMNSIDILNNLDSCDLEDDDLMLDVDLPEDAPLENVECENMNRFDGSDRNVRQHQEGFWKRPPQRWSGQEHYRLSHSDSYHQHGKMDLSRGSPYRDSPLNHFESYKGSSLYQSPRMLVDVPEHAVMLDEMTLRHMVQDCTAVKTQLLKLKRLLHQNDGNCTQDIQLSLPSSPEPEPEDRDQIYKNEDLLNEIKLLREELKKKDEKIQQLEQQLATRCKCHQNSKGEKCTYADKYTQTSWRRISGGYSAPSFSPWQGSFQGSPRTVPPHRRQRMSLRIPKHD
- the CCSER2 gene encoding serine-rich coiled-coil domain-containing protein 2 isoform X5, whose amino-acid sequence is MEEKLQVKTSLGSKLPKYGTKSIGSTLQSVPNGTAVTLSGNSTNSSGKNFIKHNGSVNMSSYSFKWRKSNKYQLSEQNTRDSHSNNNSYDKLVDPEKHVNAQGTFGKSGLKRDLKSVSLITSKIAKPSNMFVSTSEELNQKTLCGLSSSGKFTKASLLGRTSYSSLSAPKSQLNGFYGNRPTISMQRPRANSCTTRNSSGESLAQSPDNIKSFSCEKIVRSQSFSHSVQKSFLPLSSITRSHSFNRAADLTRPYQNQQLSIRVPPRSNMQSKNVKSEVLNRNEHLAFGFNRSYAALSGSGLKKSTLPNGSGVTSFDYRLGRASLLNPSRPQFTGKIIVDDNKNSTDDKCILEDSSVLSNDGAIEKEDDSIENCSSRTESSQGINDNMLEDDAKVRYLSDDVDEISLSSLSSSDKNDLSEDFSDDFVDIEDSNRTRVTPEEVSLKEEKLGNVPRVDPFDSLKESEKPFGKTDEWIDISVPEDKSECTKRTTGNTLISPDMDYRAGSSFELSPSDSSDGTYMWDEEGLEPIGSVHPCGSYESSEMNSIDILNNLDSCDLEDDDLMLDVDLPEDAPLENVECENMNRFDGSDRNVRQHQEGFWKRPPQRWSGQEHYRLSHSDSYHQHGKMDLSRGSPYRDSPLNHFESYKGSSLYQSPRMLVDVPEHAVMLDEMTLRHMVQDCTAVKTQLLKLKRLLHQNDGNCTQDIQLSLPSSPEPEPEDRDQIYKNEDLLNEIKLLREELKKKDEKIQQLEQQLATRCKCHQNSKGEKCTYADKYTQTSWRRISGGYSAPSFSPWQGSFQGSPRTVPPHRRQRVEKLVHYFYDKACLKYYSLPATFPGPQTTPRES
- the CCSER2 gene encoding serine-rich coiled-coil domain-containing protein 2 isoform X4; protein product: MEEKLQVKTSLGSKLPKYGTKSIGSTLQSVPNGTAVTLSGNSTNSSGKNFIKHNGSVNMSSYSFKWRKSNKYQLSEQNTRDSHSNNNSYDKLVDPEKHVNAQGTFGKSGLKRDLKSVSLITSKIAKPSNMFVSTSEELNQKTLCGLSSSGKFTKASLLGRTSYSSLSAPKSQLNGFYGNRPTISMQRPRANSCTTRNSSGESLAQSPDNIKSFSCEKIVRSQSFSHSVQKSFLPLSSITRSHSFNRAADLTRPYQNQQLSIRVPPRSNMQSKNVKSEVLNRNEHLAFGFNRSYAALSGSGLKKSTLPNGSGVTSFDYRLGRASLLNPSRPQFTGKIIVDDNKNSTDDKCILEDSSVLSNDGAIEKEDDSIENCSSRTESSQGINDNMLEDDAKVRYLSDDVDEISLSSLSSSDKNDLSEDFSDDFVDIEDSNRTRVTPEEVSLKEEKLGNVPRVDPFDSLKESEKPFGKTDEWIDISVPVEDKSECTKRTTGNTLISPDMDYRAGSSFELSPSDSSDGTYMWDEEGLEPIGSVHPCGSYESSEMNSIDILNNLDSCDLEDDDLMLDVDLPEDAPLENVECENMNRFDGSDRNVRQHQEGFWKRPPQRWSGQEHYRLSHSDSYHQHGKMDLSRGSPYRDSPLNHFESYKGSSLYQSPRMLVDVPEHAVMLDEMTLRHMVQDCTAVKTQLLKLKRLLHQNDGNCTQDIQLSLPSSPEPEPEDRDQIYKNEDLLNEIKLLREELKKKDEKIQQLEQQLATRCKCHQNSKGEKCTYADKYTQTSWRRISGGYSAPSFSPWQGSFQGSPRTVPPHRRQRVEKLVHYFYDKACLKYYSLPATFPGPQTTPRES
- the CCSER2 gene encoding serine-rich coiled-coil domain-containing protein 2 isoform X7 → MEEKLQVKTSLGSKLPKYGTKSIGSTLQSVPNGTAVTLSGNSTNSSGKNFIKHNGSVNMSSYSFKWRKSNKYQLSEQNTRDSHSNNNSYDKLVDPEKHVNAQGTFGKSGLKRDLKSVSLITSKIAKPSNMFVSTSEELNQKTLCGLSSSGKFTKASLLGRTSYSSLSAPKSQLNGFYGNRPTISMQRPRANSCTTRNSSGESLAQSPDNIKSFSCEKIVRSQSFSHSVQKSFLPLSSITRSHSFNRAADLTRPYQNQQLSIRVPPRSNMQSKNVKSEVLNRNEHLAFGFNRSYAALSGSGLKKSTLPNGSGVTSFDYRLGRASLLNPSRPQFTGKIIVDDNKNSTDDKCILEDSSVLSNDGAIEKEDDSIENCSSRTESSQGINDNMLEDDAKVRYLSDDVDEISLSSLSSSDKNDLSEDFSDDFVDIEDSNRTRVTPEEVSLKEEKLGNVPRVDPFDSLKESEKPFGKTDEWIDISVPEDKSECTKRTTGNTLISPDMDYRAGSSFELSPSDSSDGTYMWDEEGLEPIGSVHPCGSYESSEMNSIDILNNLDSCDLEDDDLMLDVDLPEDAPLENVECENMNRFDGSDRNVRQHQEGFWKRPPQRWSGQEHYRLSHSDSYHQHGKMDLSRGSPYRDSPLNHFESYKGSSLYQSPRMLVDVPEHAVMLDEMTLRHMVQDCTAVKTQLLKLKRLLHQNDGNCTQDIQLSLPSSPEPEPEDRDQIYKNEDLLNEIKLLREELKKKDEKIQQLEQQLATRCKCHQNSKGEKCTYADKYTQTSWRRISGGYSAPSFSPWQGSFQGSPRTVPPHRRQTSSTTAFQQPSQAHRPHPGKANKATTHRGPQ
- the CCSER2 gene encoding serine-rich coiled-coil domain-containing protein 2 isoform X6; this encodes MEEKLQVKTSLGSKLPKYGTKSIGSTLQSVPNGTAVTLSGNSTNSSGKNFIKHNGSVNMSSYSFKWRKSNKYQLSEQNTRDSHSNNNSYDKLVDPEKHVNAQGTFGKSGLKRDLKSVSLITSKIAKPSNMFVSTSEELNQKTLCGLSSSGKFTKASLLGRTSYSSLSAPKSQLNGFYGNRPTISMQRPRANSCTTRNSSGESLAQSPDNIKSFSCEKIVRSQSFSHSVQKSFLPLSSITRSHSFNRAADLTRPYQNQQLSIRVPPRSNMQSKNVKSEVLNRNEHLAFGFNRSYAALSGSGLKKSTLPNGSGVTSFDYRLGRASLLNPSRPQFTGKIIVDDNKNSTDDKCILEDSSVLSNDGAIEKEDDSIENCSSRTESSQGINDNMLEDDAKVRYLSDDVDEISLSSLSSSDKNDLSEDFSDDFVDIEDSNRTRVTPEEVSLKEEKLGNVPRVDPFDSLKESEKPFGKTDEWIDISVPVEDKSECTKRTTGNTLISPDMDYRAGSSFELSPSDSSDGTYMWDEEGLEPIGSVHPCGSYESSEMNSIDILNNLDSCDLEDDDLMLDVDLPEDAPLENVECENMNRFDGSDRNVRQHQEGFWKRPPQRWSGQEHYRLSHSDSYHQHGKMDLSRGSPYRDSPLNHFESYKGSSLYQSPRMLVDVPEHAVMLDEMTLRHMVQDCTAVKTQLLKLKRLLHQNDGNCTQDIQLSLPSSPEPEPEDRDQIYKNEDLLNEIKLLREELKKKDEKIQQLEQQLATRCKCHQNSKGEKCTYADKYTQTSWRRISGGYSAPSFSPWQGSFQGSPRTVPPHRRQTSSTTAFQQPSQAHRPHPGKANKATTHRGPQ